One Candidatus Desulfatibia profunda DNA window includes the following coding sequences:
- the ppk2 gene encoding polyphosphate kinase 2, producing MAKAKKKKNNENPEAPDVANFDQVAPVEPKAPKAKKQAKAQGTKKEKKLKKELSEHTSFKNINNKKSKKRQAVWVKKFTLTYEEELQKLQIELLKWQKHVIANDQRVLLLFEGRDAAGKGGTIKRIVEHLNPRGARVVALLKPSDRERTQWYFQRYIQQLPSGGEIVLFDRSWYNRAMVEPTMGFCTDEENKRFLKDVPLLESMLVKGGISLFKFFFSVSKEEQVRRFQARITDPLKQYKISPVDREAQERWDDYTIRKFQMLNETNRTISPWSIIRSDNKKKARLNCIKYILSKVEYNGKIAPEKLQVDSEIVVSGIDEIRFMEDHLMSGMELPG from the coding sequence ATGGCAAAAGCGAAAAAGAAAAAAAACAATGAGAATCCCGAAGCCCCGGACGTGGCAAATTTCGATCAAGTTGCGCCAGTGGAACCAAAAGCACCCAAAGCAAAAAAGCAGGCAAAGGCACAAGGCACAAAAAAAGAAAAAAAATTAAAAAAAGAATTAAGCGAACATACCAGCTTTAAAAATATAAATAACAAAAAATCAAAAAAGCGCCAGGCCGTTTGGGTAAAAAAGTTCACCCTCACATACGAAGAAGAGCTGCAAAAGCTGCAAATCGAGCTTTTGAAATGGCAAAAACATGTCATTGCCAACGACCAGCGCGTCCTGTTGCTGTTTGAAGGGCGCGATGCCGCCGGCAAGGGCGGCACGATCAAAAGGATTGTTGAGCATTTGAATCCGCGCGGCGCCCGGGTTGTTGCCCTTTTGAAACCCAGCGACAGGGAACGGACCCAGTGGTATTTTCAAAGATATATTCAACAACTCCCCTCCGGCGGAGAAATTGTGCTTTTCGACCGCAGTTGGTACAATCGTGCCATGGTTGAACCCACGATGGGTTTTTGCACCGATGAGGAAAATAAGCGTTTTTTAAAAGACGTACCTTTGCTTGAATCCATGCTGGTAAAGGGCGGAATCAGTTTGTTCAAGTTCTTTTTTTCGGTTTCAAAAGAAGAACAAGTGCGCCGGTTTCAAGCCAGGATAACCGATCCGCTGAAGCAATATAAAATCTCTCCGGTTGATCGTGAAGCCCAGGAAAGGTGGGATGATTATACCATCAGAAAGTTCCAGATGCTCAATGAAACCAACCGAACAATTTCTCCATGGAGCATTATTCGTTCCGACAACAAGAAAAAGGCAAGACTCAACTGCATCAAATATATTTTGTCCAAAGTCGAGTACAACGGCAAGATTGCCCCTGAAAAACTCCAGGTCGATTCTGAGATCGTGGTATCGGGCATCGATGAAATCAGGTTCATGGAAGATCATCTGATGTCGGGCATGGAATTGCCGGGCTAA